TGGACAGCAGGAAGTTGTGCAAAATACGGCTTTCGGCCGCATCGTGAATCGTCGAGTCTGTTCATCTTGTAACGGACAGGGCCGCATCATTAAGGATAAATGCGGAACGTGCCACGGCTCGGGCAAGGTGAAGAAGCAGCGTACGATTCATATCAAAATTCCAGCTGGCGTGGATGATGGCGCTCAACTTCGCGTATCCGGAGAAGGAGAAGCCGGTACCCGTGGTGGTCCTCCAGGTGATCTGTATGTTGTGATTCGCGTGAAGTCGCATGAATTCTTCGAGCGCGAAGGTGACGACATTTACTGCGAGGTGCCGTTAACCTTTGTCCAGGCGGCGTTAGGAGACGAGATCGAGATCCCGACGTTGACCGAGAAGGTGAAGCTGAAAATCCCTGCTGGCACGCAAACAGATACGTATTTCCGTTTGAAAGGAAAAGGTGTACCGCGTCTGCGCGGCTACGGCCAGGGCGACCAGCACGTGAAGGTTGTCGTTGTTACACCGACGAGCCTGAGCGAAGATCAGAAGGATCTGCTTCGCCAATTCGGGAAGGAAAGCGGCGAGCATACTCACGAGCAGAATCAGTCTATTTTTGAACGCATGAAGAAAGCCTTTTTGGGTGACTAATTAGCAATTTGAATATAAAGCACTTCGAATTATCACTGAGTGGAGCTTGTTGAGCACCTGTCAGTGAGGATCGAAGTGCTTTTTTTGTTGGTTTGGGGAATATTTACAAAATCTCAACACCAGCTTTACAAGATAAAGCGCGTTCATAAACATTCCCCTTATACTTCTCTCTTAAACTAGTAAAAGTGAATCATTACTATGAATTGAGGAGAGGTCAAACATGAAATTGTTACAAAAGACAAGCTCGAAAAAAGTGTTGACTCCAATTTTAGGACTAGCAATTCTTGCTCCAAGCATGATTCCAAGTACGACTTATGCTG
This genomic window from Paenibacillus hexagrammi contains:
- the dnaJ gene encoding molecular chaperone DnaJ; protein product: MSKRDYYEVLGVDKNASAEDIKKAYRKAARQFHPDVNKAPDAEDKFKEAKEAYDVLSDDQKKAQYDQFGHVDPNQGMGGMGGQDFGGFGDIFDMFFGGGGGGRRNPNAPQRGNDLQYTMTIEFKEAVFGKETDIHIPRTESCDTCHGSGAKPGTKPETCGVCHGSGQQEVVQNTAFGRIVNRRVCSSCNGQGRIIKDKCGTCHGSGKVKKQRTIHIKIPAGVDDGAQLRVSGEGEAGTRGGPPGDLYVVIRVKSHEFFEREGDDIYCEVPLTFVQAALGDEIEIPTLTEKVKLKIPAGTQTDTYFRLKGKGVPRLRGYGQGDQHVKVVVVTPTSLSEDQKDLLRQFGKESGEHTHEQNQSIFERMKKAFLGD